GAGCGATCGTCATCAACAATCCAGACTGGCTTCATGGGTACTTGGCTCATTTTTGCGTTGTAATGGACCAGACCTTAGCAAGACTCAAGCCTGCTCGACGGGCAGCCGCAGAATGAATACCGTCATGCCTGGTCGGCTGGTGCAATCGATCGTCCCATGGTGGTGCTGGACAAAATTCTGGGCGATGGTCAGACCCAGGCCATTGCCGCCATCCCGCCCGGAAACCAACGGGTAGAACATCCGTTCGCGGATCTCTTCGGGGATGCCCGGACCATTGTCGATCACCTTGATCTCCATCGCCAGGCGATAGCGTTTTTTGGCCAGCGTGACCTGCCGCAAGGAACGTGTCCGCATGGTGATTTCACCGGTCCCGCCCATCGCCTGCGCCGCATTGCGGGCAATATTCAGCACCGCCTGGATCAATTGCTCACGATCGCCAACCAGCTCGGGCAGGCTGGTGTCGTAATCGCGACGCATGACCAGCGAACCAGGAAACTCGGCCGTCAGCAGACTGCGCACGCGTTCAAGAATCTCATGGATGTTGACCGTGGCAGGCAGCATCGCCCGGTGCGGCGTCAGCAGGCGCTGCATCAAATCCTGCAAACGGTCCGCTTCCTTGATGATGACCTGGGTATATTCCTTGAGCGATGGATTGGCCAACTCGTGCTCAAGCAACTGCGCCGCACCCCGAATGCCACCGAGCGGATTCTTGATTTCGTGCGCCAGGTTGCGGATCAACTCGCGATTGGCCTGCTGCTGTTCGATCAGCCGCTCTTCGCGCGTCGCTGCGAGATGATGTTCGATCGGCTGAAACTCTAGCAACAGACGAACGCCGGCGGCAATTTCCGGACGCAACGGCGTCACCGTGCAGTTCAAATGCAGCACCTGGCCATCGCTGCGCGTCAGCTCGATATTCTGGCCGGTATAACCCCAATTGTTGGCTAGGCCGTTGTCGAGCGCCGAACGCAGAATGGCCGAACAGGTGCAAACGCTCGACAGCGCCTTGCCAGCGACCGACCGACTACTGACCGCCAGCAGATTCTCGGCAGCCGGATTGAGATAGCGCAGCAACTGACCGTCATCGATCAGCAGTACGGCGGAGGCCAGCAGATCAAGGCCGGCAAAGGTCTGAGAGGAAGCGTCCATATCTTGCATTGTAACGGCTTGGTCGACAGGAAAACGATTGCTTGCGTTACTGACCCATCGTTCATTATCATTCCAAGACTATCCTTGGCCCTCTTTGACCATGCCCCTGACCGCCCCGTACCGCGCCCTGCTGTTGCTCGGCCTGACCGCTTCGCTGGCCGCCTGCAGCAACCATGACACGCCGCCACCGGCTGCCCGTACCGTACTGGTTCAGGCCGCCGCGACCGGACAATCCGGACCGGGCGTCTACACCGGGGAAATCCGCGCACGCCACGAAGTCGACCTGGCCTTCCGGGTAGCCGGCAAGCTGGCCAGCCGATTGGTCGATAGCGGCGCTGAGATCAAGGCCGGCCAGCCGCTGGCTCGCCTCGACCCGGCCGACCTTCAACTGGCCGCAGTCAGCGCCAAGGCCCAACTGGCTGCCGCAGAAAGCGAGTTCTCAACCGCCCAGGCCGAACGTGAGCGCTATGCCGGCCTGCTGGCCAAAAAATTTGTCAGCCAGGCGGCATTCGACGCCAAGGACAATGCGCTCAATGCCGCGCGCGGCCGCCTCGAACAAGCCCGCGCCCAAAGCCAGATCAGCAACAACCAGGCGACTTACGGCACACTGAGCAGCGAATATCCGGCGGTCGTCACCGCGGTGCTGGCCGATGCCGGGCAAGTGCTCGGCGCAGGCCAGGCCGTTTTCCGCATTGCCCGCCCCGAAGAAAAGGAAGTTGCCATTGCCATTCCGGAAGGTCGGATCGCCGAACTGAAAGCGGCCCGGAATATCACGGTCAACTTGTGGGCCGATGCAAAAATCAAATTGCCCGGCGAACTTCGCGAACTGTCCGCCGCCGCAGACCCGGCAACGCGAACCTATGCGGCACGCATTCGGATCAAGAACCCGCCGCCCGAACTGCAGCTCGGCATGACGGCACGGGTGGTCCTCGACAGCGCGAGCAATGCCGCATTGCAAGTGCCGCTCGGTGCAGTCGTCGATAACGGGCAAGGCGCAACGGTCTGGGTCGCCGCCGACGGCAAGGCTCAGCCACGCCAGGTTCAGGTCAGCCAGTTCCGCGAAGATGGCGCCGTTATTTCGAGCGGCCTCCAGGCGGGCGAACTGGTGATTGTTTCCGGGGCCAGCAAACTGGTCGCCGGCCTGCCCGTGACCCCCAAAGCGGTCACCCCGCCCAAC
The sequence above is drawn from the Dechloromonas sp. TW-R-39-2 genome and encodes:
- the glnL gene encoding nitrogen regulation protein NR(II) codes for the protein MDASSQTFAGLDLLASAVLLIDDGQLLRYLNPAAENLLAVSSRSVAGKALSSVCTCSAILRSALDNGLANNWGYTGQNIELTRSDGQVLHLNCTVTPLRPEIAAGVRLLLEFQPIEHHLAATREERLIEQQQANRELIRNLAHEIKNPLGGIRGAAQLLEHELANPSLKEYTQVIIKEADRLQDLMQRLLTPHRAMLPATVNIHEILERVRSLLTAEFPGSLVMRRDYDTSLPELVGDREQLIQAVLNIARNAAQAMGGTGEITMRTRSLRQVTLAKKRYRLAMEIKVIDNGPGIPEEIRERMFYPLVSGRDGGNGLGLTIAQNFVQHHHGTIDCTSRPGMTVFILRLPVEQA
- a CDS encoding efflux RND transporter periplasmic adaptor subunit; translation: MPLTAPYRALLLLGLTASLAACSNHDTPPPAARTVLVQAAATGQSGPGVYTGEIRARHEVDLAFRVAGKLASRLVDSGAEIKAGQPLARLDPADLQLAAVSAKAQLAAAESEFSTAQAERERYAGLLAKKFVSQAAFDAKDNALNAARGRLEQARAQSQISNNQATYGTLSSEYPAVVTAVLADAGQVLGAGQAVFRIARPEEKEVAIAIPEGRIAELKAARNITVNLWADAKIKLPGELRELSAAADPATRTYAARIRIKNPPPELQLGMTARVVLDSASNAALQVPLGAVVDNGQGATVWVAADGKAQPRQVQVSQFREDGAVISSGLQAGELVIVSGASKLVAGLPVTPKAVTPPNGQR